The bacterium genome includes the window CCGAAGGACGCGAGCGTGCGGGTGAACGCGGGGGAGTGGAACTGCTCGTGGAGCCGCTCGAGGGTGGATAGTTGTTCGAAGATCGCCTCGTCCTGCTTTTCGATGCGGAGCTCGAGGCGACGGAGCGCGCGCGTGGGGTCCACGCTCAGGAGGAGGAGGACATCCGGCGGGTGTTCGAGCGCGATGCGGTTGCCATCGAGCGCGCAGAGTTCCTCCACGGTGAGCGCATCGCGTGCGTCGGTGTCCTGGATCAGCTGGTAGACGAGCGACGAGGTGACGCTGCGCTCCTGGTAGATGTCCATCCCGCGCACGAGGGCCGGGAGGAGCACCCGGCGGTAGAGGATGAGCCGATCGAGCGCGAAGGCCTCCGCGGTGCAGCGCGCGCTGTACACGCGATCGTGGACGCGCACGAGCTCGTGGCGGATAGCCGCGCCGATCCAGGCGTACGTCGGTTCACCGGACACGAGGACGTTGTAGGGAGAGAGCTCCTCCGGCTCTGGCAGGCGGTGCTCCGTGCGCGCGAACTCGCGGACGTCAAGGATGCGGTCGCCGTTCTTCCGACGTCGCTCCACGAGGGCTTGGATGATCGTGCCCTTCCCCGAACCGTCAATGCCGTCGGCGATGACAAACATAGAGTGGTGCTATCCAGTAGACGGTGTGTGCTCTCTTGCAATGATATCATGCTCACCGCGCCGCACGTCGAATCGCCCCGGGTCATCGTCGAGGTGGAGGACGAGCCCCTCGTCCGCGAAGGTGCGCGCGAGGATTCCCGCGAGCGCACCGGCGACCGATGCAAGGGTGGGGTGGACGAAGCGCGTCGCGCGGAGCTCTGCGAGGTAGACGAGCGCGGGGAGTGTTCCCGTGAGGCGATTGGGGAGCGCGTACCCCATGGCGATGTAGTACTGGGCAATTTCCTGTGGGACATCGAGTGCGGTGATGGCCTGCTCCTGGGTTGTGAGGAGGTGCGTCGCGGTGGCGCGGAGATCTATGGGGAGTGCGTCGAGGTACCACGGGTGGAATCCGTGACGCATGGTCACGAGCGGCATGCGCTGGACGACGGCGCGGTGGCGCTGAATATCTCGAAATGAACCGAAATCGAGCATGAATCCAAACTGCATGGCGCCGCACTCCGCGAGGTGTCGGGGGAGCTCGGTTTTTGGCGGGCGACGCTCGAGCACCGCACGGGAGCGCGCGAGGAGGGGACGATCGATCGTATCCTGGAGGAGGACGACACCGTCGTACGGCTCGTGGTCAAAGAGGTACTCCTCGCGCATCCACGCAGCGTTGTACTGCTCGCTCGCGTCGTACCGTTTGGACGTGAACGAGCTCGGGAACGCCTCGAGGAGGGCATCCTCGAGTGCGGAGGCGATGGTTTGGACTTCCGCGAGCGGGTGGTGTCGGAGCAGTGCGAGTTTGTCCGCCGCTTGTCGGAGGTTCGAGTGCCAGGCAAGGTTCGTCGTGGCGCCGGTGGGGAGGAATCCGCGGAGAATATCGAACGCGCGCGCGCTGATTGCTTTGCGGTAGATGGTTTCCTTCTCTCCTTCGTCGCGCGGGAACTGTTCCGTGAGGTGGTCGCAGAGGCGCGGGAGTGCGGTGAGGTAGAAGGCGCGCCACGCCTCGAGGATAGCGTTCCCCGATGCGGTACCGGTGGGATTTACGAACGCTTGTCGCGAGAAATCAATGTACCGCGTGGAGGACTCCTGGCCGCTGTAGAGTGGCCAGTCCTGGATGGCTTTCGCGGCGAGCATGGAGACGCCCTCGATGAACATCGTGATGCTCCCGCAATCGCCGATGGACTTGTGTCCGTAGCCAACGTAGAACTTCGCCATGAACTCCTCCGCGCCTTTCTCGCGGAGCTTCTCGAGGTGCTCGGCGACACCGCCGATCGAGCGCGAGTGGAGTGCCTGGAGCATCGCTTCTGCCTCCGGCGGGATGTGCGCACCGGTATTGAGTACGAGCACCATGCCGCCTCCCGGGAGGGGGCGGGTGACGTGCGCGAGGGGGGAGTGCGGCATACGGACTGGGTCTCATCGTATCACTCCGGCGAGCGCGAGGCGAGTGGTACTTGATGGCGCGGCGTGGGTGTGTATCGTGAGGAGGTAGCTCTTTTTCCACTGCGCTCACGCGCGCCACAACCTCTGGAGGAGGGGAGAGTCATGTCGAACAGCAGCAGTTTTGGAGTGTTCGCGAGGTACCAGGATCACCTGGATTGCATCACGGCGGGTATGAGTCGGGTGCGGCGATGGAAGGGGTACTACACGGATGGGATCGAGACCGTCTGTGAGCACACGATCCAGCAGTTGATGATCGTTCGTGACCTCTTCGATCTCGAAATGGAGTACGGAAGCCCGCGTGGACTCGATGAGGTGCTGCTGCTCCGCTGCGCGCTCATCCATGACAACGGAGAAGGTGTGCAGGGATGGGATGCACCGGAGCCGCTCAAGCGACATTCGGTGATCGGTCCAGCACTTCAGCAGATGGAAGATGACGCAATGCGCGAGGGCATCATCAAACCGATGCCGATCCGGCTCGCGGAACGCCTTGAGCGGGATTACGCGCTGAGCGGCGATCTCGTGAGTCGCAATGGCCGGTTTTTCCGCGCGAGCGAGGTGGTGGGGTACACGATTCGTGCCGTGCAGCAGTACCGGATCGGGAAGAACGATCCCAGCTCCATCGCGCGTCGGCTCGGGTACGAGGTTTTCGTTACCCAGTACGAGAATCTTTGGGGCTGGGCGGACGAATTCGCGAGCGTGCGCATCATGTTCGACCAGTTTCGTGAGGAGGTGGAGGACGCGCTCTGCAACGACGAGGCCTGCGTCGCGTACGCGGCGAAGGTCGGGAAGAGCGACGCGATTCGCGCGCAGATCGCTGCGCGCTATGGCAGCCCGTATGTTGCGGGCACCGTGGACAAGATGGTGCGTCGCGCGACGGAGGACTAGCGCACACGAGAGGCCTCCGGCATTATGCCGGAGGCCTTGTTCATTTCGGAGAGTACATACCACCTCTCCCTCCCTCACCCTCCCTCTCCCCGAGTACGCGGAGAGGGAGGGGATAAGAATTTACGCCCCCGTACTGCCCCAGCCGCCGCGGGTCTTTGCGATGACATCTTTTTGCGCGATTTCGATCCACACTGCGCGGGAGGTGGGTGTGAAGAAGCCCTGTGCAAGGCGCTGGCCGCGTTCGACCATCACCGGTTGGTCTGTAATGTTGCGCAGCGCGAGGAGGAGTTCATCGTCCGGGCCGCAGTAGTCCTCGTCCACGATGCCGAGCTGGTTCGCGAGGACGAGTCCCTTCTTGTGGAGCGACGAGCGTCCTGCAATGAGGAGCGCGTAGCCGGCGGGCACTGCGACGATGAGGTTTGCGGGGACGTACGCCACGGCACCGGGCGCGATCGTTGCATCCACGCGCGGCGCGAGATCAAACGCCACCGCGCCCTCCGTCTGGTAGGTCGGAAGGGGGAGGGACGTGTCGATGCGGGTGATCGTGACGGAGAGCATGGGGAGATTCCTAGTATCGTGTCATTGCGAGGAGTCCTCGACGTGGCAATCCCGGTCATCGGCGCACGCCAATCCGACAAGAGCAGTACGCCCCTTGTCCGGTGATGACCCGGATTGCCACGTCACTCGCGGACTCGCTCCTCGCAATGACACACTACGCCTCAGTGACGAGGTGCGTCATCGCGAGAGGGCCGAGGTTGAGATTGGCGGATTCGCGCGTTGCTTCCGTTTGGAAATGTTTGGAGAGGCGGGGGCCGCGTTGGAGGGTGTAGTGGGACTGGAGTTCTCCGGTTCCATACGGGCGGTCCGCAGGTGCGGCGAGGCGCTCGAAGACCACCTTGCAGACCGGCTGGCCGTGACGCAGGATGACATCGTTGTCCTGGAGGATCATCTCGAGGACGATGGGTGCTGCAGGGGTTTCACCGGTTTTGCCAAACCCAAATCCCGGGTCGCCAAAGCCCGCGTAGTGCGAGCGGAACTCGCCTTTGGAGGGATCGTATGCCGCCATCTCGCAGGCGAAGGTTGGCGGGACGCGGACGTGCTCGAGTGTTGAGAGGATGTAGAATTCGTCGCGACGCAGGATGAGCTGTCCGTTCTTGGGTTTGTGGAGTGGCTCGAAGAAGTCGTTGGGATCATGGGTGCGCGAGCGGAAGTCCAGGATGATGCCCGAGGACTGGCGGCACTTGTAGCCAATCACCGGCTGGTCGAGATCCACGGTGAGCGTCATGCCGCCGCGCGCGTCGAACTCGACGCGATCCTTGGAGATGTGGATGCCATTCGCGGTGTGGAGGAGTGTCTCCTCATCGTAGAGTGCCTCGAGCTCCGCGCGCGAGAGTGTCGTGTCGGCGTTGAAGAAACGGATCTGGTTGAGCGCGTCGCCTGCGCTGAGCTTGATGGAGAACGATCGCGGGATGAGGAGGACCCAGAGTGCGCCGTGGTACCCGCGCGGGAGCGCGTCGAACCGTGGCACGCCGTCCGCGAGGAGGCGCACCTGGAGGTTCACGCGGCCCGTGGAGGATTTGTTGTTCGCACGCGCGTAGACCGTCCCGCGGAGCGCGAGCGTCTCGTTGAGCCGCGCGAGGTAGATGCCGCCGCACTCGAGCGGTTTGCCGAGGTCCCACGGGAAGAGCGAGCCCTCGCGGAGGAGATCGTTGATGGCCTCGCCGACGCGCGGGAGGAAGACCCCCTTCATCTTGTAGATCTCGTCTGAGATCGTGAGGTCGAGCGATGATGGCTGCACGCGCGACGCGTCAGACCCCGTGACCCCGCCATCGCGGAGCATCTGTTCGATCATCTGCGAGGGGAACGCGCCGAGCATAAAAGACGGAAGTCGTTCAGGACGGGATACGCACGCGCACGCCAGGTCCCATCGTGGGGCAAAGTGTCACGGATTTCACGAATGTCCCTTTGGAGGACGGCGGCTTCGCGCGGCGGATGGCACCCATGAACGCATCGAAGTTCTCCTGGAGTTTCACCGCGTCCCACGAGACACGGCCGATGATTTGGTGGACGTTCGCGGTGTCGTCGTTCTTGAACGCGACCATGCCACCCTTGAGATTCTCGATCGTTTGCGCGATCGTCGTGGTGACGGTTCCGTTCTTTGGTGACGGCATGAGCCCGCGTGGGCCGAGGAGCTTCGCGATCTGCGCGAGGTCCTTCATCATGTCCGGCGTTGCAACCGCGACGTCGAAGGCGATCTTTCCCGTTGACTTAATCTCCTCGATGAGCTCCTTCCCGCCGACGAGGTCCGCGCCTGCGTCCGTGGCCTCCTGCTGCTTGTCGGGACCAACGAACACCGCGATGCGCTTCGTCTTCCCCGTGCCGTGCGGGAGGATGACGGTCGTGCGGACCTGCTGGTCGCCCTTCTTGGGATCGATACCGAGGCGGACGTGCGCCTCCACCGCGCCGTCGAACGACGACAGGGAGGTCTTCTGGACGAGCGCGATCGCTTCGGGCGGGAGGTATGTCTTCGTCCGGTCAACGAGCTTCGTGCGTGCCTGGTAGCGTTTGCCGTGTGCCATAGAGGTGTCGTGGTACGAGCGGACCGATGTCATCGGACCTCCCACAAAGTTACTGATGAGTCAATGCTACGAGATGATGGTGACACCCATCTGCCGTGCAGTACCGGCGATGATCTTCTTCGCCTGCTCCACGTTGGTCGTGTTGAGGTCCGGGAGTTTCGTCTCGGCAATCTGCGTGAGTTGTGCGTCGGAGAGCGCGCCAACCTTCTCCTTGTGCGGCTTCCCGGAACCGCTCTTGATCTTGAGCGTCTTTTTGATGAGCTCCGCTGCGGGCGGGGTCTTCATGATGAACGAGAACGAGCGATCCTCGTACACGGTGATGATTGTCGGGATGATGTCGCCGCTCTTGTCTGCGGTCTTCGCGTTGAACGCCGCGCAGAATTCCTGGATCGCAACGCCGTGCTGACCGAGCGCCGGACCAATCGGCGGCGCGGGATTCGCCTTGCCTGCCGGAATCTGGAGCTTGATGAATGTCTTGATCTTTTTGGCCATACCTAGATTTTCTTAATCTGGAGGAAGTCGAGTTCGACTGGTGTCTCGCGTCCGAACATGGAGACGAGCACCTTCACCTTGCCGCGCGCCTCGTCAATGTCATCCACTTTCCCCTCAAAATCCTTGAACGGGCCGTCCGTGATGCGGACCGGGGAGTTGAGTGTGACGTCAATCTTGTACTTGGGCTCCTCGACACCCATGCGCTGCTTCAGTGCGTTGATCTCCTCATCGGATACCGGTGTCGGTGTGGTTCCTGTTCCGATGAAGCCCGTGACGTTCGGCGTATTGCGAACGACGTACCAGGAGTCATCGGTGACCACCATCTCGACGAGCACGTAGCCCGGGAAGATTTTTTCCTCGAGGATACGCCGCTTGCCGTTCTTGATTTTGATCTTCTTCTCCTTGGGAATGAGGATGTTGAAGATTTTGTCCTCCATCCCCATGGAGTCAATGCGTTGACGGAGGTTTCCTGCGACGTTCTCCTCGTATCCGGAGTACGTGTGCACCGCGTACCACCTGCGCCCGGCGGAAGTTGTTTGACGAGCCATAGAGAGCGTTGCGCGACCGGGCTAGCGCAGTCGAATGAACTGCTCAAAGAGTACAGTGAAAACGTAGTCGGCGACGCCAATGAACGCGGCAACGAACAGCGACACACCGATGACGAGGATGGAGTGCGTCGTGAGCTGCTTCTTGCTCGGCCAGATGACCTTGCCGATCTCATGCCGACATTCCTTGAGGTAGGCACTGAGTTTTGTCATAGGCGTACCAGCGCGACCTGATTCTAAAACAGACCCCTGGCGGGGGCTGACACTCCTACCGTACATTGCGTGGGAAATGCTGTCAACTAGGGGAGGTGACGCACCGAGCACTCCGCGGGTGGCGGAGTGCTCGGTAGGTTTATTTGAGGTCCCCACGAGGTGGGGCGCCGGGTGCTTCGCGGACTCGTCAGTCCGGAGGCGAGGTGCGGCATCGTCGCGTGTCGCGCTCGTCAGCGTTCCACCGAACGGTGCTGCGGATTGTGCACCATCCATCCCCACGTCTGGAGTATGGCGGGTGCACGGGTGTTGCGCGTATCGAACCCCGCGCGCGGGGCCGATCTGCACTGCATACCAATGCTGGGCGATGGTTCGACGGTTAAATGTCGAGGTTCTGCACCGCCTTCGCGTGCGTCTGAATGAATTTTTTTCTTGGTTCAACGCTCGCACCCATGAGTATAGCAAAGATGTTGTCCGCGCGCTGTGCATCGTCAACGGTCACCTGTTTGAGGACGCGGCGTTCCGGGTCCATGGTGGTCTCCCAGAGCTGCTCCGGGTTCATCTCGCCCAAGCCCTTGTATCGCTGGATGGAGGCACGCGACTCTCGCGTGGTTGTGACGTCCTCCTCGGCCTCCTCCGTCTCCGCTTCGGGCTGCGCGGCACCTTTCTTGGCCTTGCCGAGTTCGCCGAGGATGCGATCGCGCTCGGCATCGGAGTACGCGTACCGCATCTCCCGTCCAACCGTCACCTTGTAGAGCGGTGGCTGGGCAATGTAGAGGTGACCGGTGGTGATGAGCTCTGGGAAGTAGCGCCAGAACAACGTGAGGAGGAGCGTGCGGATGTGCGCGCCGTCCACGTCCGCATCGGTTGCGATGATGACGCGGTTGTACCGCAGCTTCGCGAGCTCAAACTGCTCGCCGATGTTCGTCCCGAGTGCGATGATGAGCGATTTGATCTCGTTGTTCGCGAGCATCTTGTCCAGTCGCGCGCGCTCGACGTTGAGGATCTTCCCACGCAGCGGCAGGATGGCTTGCGTCTCGCGGTCGCGGCCGGACTTCGCGCTCCCGCCAGCCGAGTCGCCCTCCACGATGAAGATCTCGCTGTTCCCCGGGTCGCGTGATGAGCAATCCGCGAGCTTGCCGGGGAGCGTGAGCCCCTCGAGCGCGCCTTTCCGCAGGACGGTGTCGCGCGCGATTTTTGCGGCCTTTCGCGCCTGCGCGGTGAGTGCGCACCGCGCGAAGATCGCCTCCGCATTGCGCGGGTGCTCCTCGAGGAAGGCGGCGAACGCATCACCGAACACCGTCGCAACCGCCGGTTGCGCTTCGGGGTTCCCGAGCTTCGCCTTCGTCTGCCCCTCAAACTGCGGCTCCTCGAGCTTGACGCTCACGATTGCGGTGAGGCCCTCGCGCATGTCATCACCCGTGAGGTTCTCATCTTTCTCCTTCAGGAGCCCCTTCGCACGCGCGTACCCGTTGAGCGTACGCGTGAGCGCGGCGCGGAATCCCGCGAGGTGCGTCCCGCCATCGTGGTTGACGATGTTGTTCGCGTACGACTGGACGTGCTCCTTCATGTCCTTCGTGTACTGGAGTGCGACTTCCACGTTGATGCCCTCGTGCTGCTTCTCCACGGAGAAGATCATGTCGTGGCTCACCTCCTTCGGGTGGTTGAGTTGGCGAACGAACGCCGTGATGCCGCCCTCGAAGTAGAACGTGTACGTCAGGGTGCTCGGGATGCGTGCAGCGGGTTTTGGATCGAACGCCGAGCGCGTGAACGCCGCCGCGAGCTCCGGCTCTGCGCGGAGGTCTTGGATGACGATCTGGACACCCTTCGTGAGGTAGGCCTGCCGTCGCAGGTGATCCTTGATGGTCTGGAGATCAAACTGCGTGGTCTCAAAGATCGTGGCATCCGGGTGAAAGGTGATCGCGGTGCCCGTTCCGGCAACGGGCGCTTTTCCGATGGCCTTGACCTTCGCCTTCGGCTTACCGATGACGTACTCCTGTATCCAGAGCTTCTTCTCGCGGATGACCTCGGCGCGGAGGAGTGTAGAGACCGCGTTGACGACGGAGACACCAACGCCGTGGAGGCCGCCAGAGACCTTGTAGCCGCCACCGCCGAATTTTCCGCCGGCGTGGAGCTTCGTCATGACGAGTTCAAGTGCCGATGTCTTGAACTGGGGGTGCGGGTCCACGGGGATACCGCGGCCGTTGTCGAGTACCTGGATGGTGTCCTCCGGAAGCATGCGCACCGTCACGCGCGTGGCGTGGCCAGCCATGGCCTCGTCAATGCCGTTATCCACCACTTCGTAGACGAGGTGGTGGAGTCCGCTCGGGCCGGTGGAGCCGATGTACATGCCCG containing:
- a CDS encoding dTMP kinase; amino-acid sequence: MFVIADGIDGSGKGTIIQALVERRRKNGDRILDVREFARTEHRLPEPEELSPYNVLVSGEPTYAWIGAAIRHELVRVHDRVYSARCTAEAFALDRLILYRRVLLPALVRGMDIYQERSVTSSLVYQLIQDTDARDALTVEELCALDGNRIALEHPPDVLLLLSVDPTRALRRLELRIEKQDEAIFEQLSTLERLHEQFHSPAFTRTLASFGWHIASVDANGAVEDAVAGAALRVDAAFTARSIPT
- a CDS encoding FAD-dependent thymidylate synthase, which translates into the protein MPHSPLAHVTRPLPGGGMVLVLNTGAHIPPEAEAMLQALHSRSIGGVAEHLEKLREKGAEEFMAKFYVGYGHKSIGDCGSITMFIEGVSMLAAKAIQDWPLYSGQESSTRYIDFSRQAFVNPTGTASGNAILEAWRAFYLTALPRLCDHLTEQFPRDEGEKETIYRKAISARAFDILRGFLPTGATTNLAWHSNLRQAADKLALLRHHPLAEVQTIASALEDALLEAFPSSFTSKRYDASEQYNAAWMREEYLFDHEPYDGVVLLQDTIDRPLLARSRAVLERRPPKTELPRHLAECGAMQFGFMLDFGSFRDIQRHRAVVQRMPLVTMRHGFHPWYLDALPIDLRATATHLLTTQEQAITALDVPQEIAQYYIAMGYALPNRLTGTLPALVYLAELRATRFVHPTLASVAGALAGILARTFADEGLVLHLDDDPGRFDVRRGEHDIIAREHTPSTG
- a CDS encoding HD domain-containing protein, yielding MSRVRRWKGYYTDGIETVCEHTIQQLMIVRDLFDLEMEYGSPRGLDEVLLLRCALIHDNGEGVQGWDAPEPLKRHSVIGPALQQMEDDAMREGIIKPMPIRLAERLERDYALSGDLVSRNGRFFRASEVVGYTIRAVQQYRIGKNDPSSIARRLGYEVFVTQYENLWGWADEFASVRIMFDQFREEVEDALCNDEACVAYAAKVGKSDAIRAQIAARYGSPYVAGTVDKMVRRATED
- a CDS encoding dUTP diphosphatase, which translates into the protein MLSVTITRIDTSLPLPTYQTEGAVAFDLAPRVDATIAPGAVAYVPANLIVAVPAGYALLIAGRSSLHKKGLVLANQLGIVDEDYCGPDDELLLALRNITDQPVMVERGQRLAQGFFTPTSRAVWIEIAQKDVIAKTRGGWGSTGA
- a CDS encoding 2'-deoxycytidine 5'-triphosphate deaminase; this translates as MLGAFPSQMIEQMLRDGGVTGSDASRVQPSSLDLTISDEIYKMKGVFLPRVGEAINDLLREGSLFPWDLGKPLECGGIYLARLNETLALRGTVYARANNKSSTGRVNLQVRLLADGVPRFDALPRGYHGALWVLLIPRSFSIKLSAGDALNQIRFFNADTTLSRAELEALYDEETLLHTANGIHISKDRVEFDARGGMTLTVDLDQPVIGYKCRQSSGIILDFRSRTHDPNDFFEPLHKPKNGQLILRRDEFYILSTLEHVRVPPTFACEMAAYDPSKGEFRSHYAGFGDPGFGFGKTGETPAAPIVLEMILQDNDVILRHGQPVCKVVFERLAAPADRPYGTGELQSHYTLQRGPRLSKHFQTEATRESANLNLGPLAMTHLVTEA
- the rplA gene encoding 50S ribosomal protein L1 — encoded protein: MAHGKRYQARTKLVDRTKTYLPPEAIALVQKTSLSSFDGAVEAHVRLGIDPKKGDQQVRTTVILPHGTGKTKRIAVFVGPDKQQEATDAGADLVGGKELIEEIKSTGKIAFDVAVATPDMMKDLAQIAKLLGPRGLMPSPKNGTVTTTIAQTIENLKGGMVAFKNDDTANVHQIIGRVSWDAVKLQENFDAFMGAIRRAKPPSSKGTFVKSVTLCPTMGPGVRVRIPS
- the rplK gene encoding 50S ribosomal protein L11, with protein sequence MAKKIKTFIKLQIPAGKANPAPPIGPALGQHGVAIQEFCAAFNAKTADKSGDIIPTIITVYEDRSFSFIMKTPPAAELIKKTLKIKSGSGKPHKEKVGALSDAQLTQIAETKLPDLNTTNVEQAKKIIAGTARQMGVTIIS
- the nusG gene encoding transcription termination/antitermination protein NusG; protein product: MARQTTSAGRRWYAVHTYSGYEENVAGNLRQRIDSMGMEDKIFNILIPKEKKIKIKNGKRRILEEKIFPGYVLVEMVVTDDSWYVVRNTPNVTGFIGTGTTPTPVSDEEINALKQRMGVEEPKYKIDVTLNSPVRITDGPFKDFEGKVDDIDEARGKVKVLVSMFGRETPVELDFLQIKKI
- the secE gene encoding preprotein translocase subunit SecE — protein: MTKLSAYLKECRHEIGKVIWPSKKQLTTHSILVIGVSLFVAAFIGVADYVFTVLFEQFIRLR
- the gyrB gene encoding DNA topoisomerase (ATP-hydrolyzing) subunit B — protein: MPQKKPTAKKTAEKKPSPKRTSAQKSGYSAQQITVLEGLDPVRKRPGMYIGSTGPSGLHHLVYEVVDNGIDEAMAGHATRVTVRMLPEDTIQVLDNGRGIPVDPHPQFKTSALELVMTKLHAGGKFGGGGYKVSGGLHGVGVSVVNAVSTLLRAEVIREKKLWIQEYVIGKPKAKVKAIGKAPVAGTGTAITFHPDATIFETTQFDLQTIKDHLRRQAYLTKGVQIVIQDLRAEPELAAAFTRSAFDPKPAARIPSTLTYTFYFEGGITAFVRQLNHPKEVSHDMIFSVEKQHEGINVEVALQYTKDMKEHVQSYANNIVNHDGGTHLAGFRAALTRTLNGYARAKGLLKEKDENLTGDDMREGLTAIVSVKLEEPQFEGQTKAKLGNPEAQPAVATVFGDAFAAFLEEHPRNAEAIFARCALTAQARKAAKIARDTVLRKGALEGLTLPGKLADCSSRDPGNSEIFIVEGDSAGGSAKSGRDRETQAILPLRGKILNVERARLDKMLANNEIKSLIIALGTNIGEQFELAKLRYNRVIIATDADVDGAHIRTLLLTLFWRYFPELITTGHLYIAQPPLYKVTVGREMRYAYSDAERDRILGELGKAKKGAAQPEAETEEAEEDVTTTRESRASIQRYKGLGEMNPEQLWETTMDPERRVLKQVTVDDAQRADNIFAILMGASVEPRKKFIQTHAKAVQNLDI